One Cucurbita pepo subsp. pepo cultivar mu-cu-16 chromosome LG07, ASM280686v2, whole genome shotgun sequence genomic region harbors:
- the LOC111798476 gene encoding uncharacterized protein LOC111798476, with protein sequence MGSDNISVGLLDTLKMKRVRTIFTHTYPYPHEHSRHAIIAVVVGCLFFISSDNMHTLIDKLDQNIKWWSMYSCLLGFFYFFSSPFIGKTIKPSYSNFSRWYIAWILVAAVYHLPSFQSMGVDIRMNLSMFITIYISSILFLAVFHVLFIGLWYIGLVSRVAGKRPELLAIFQNCAVISIACCVFYSHCGNSAVLKDRTLQRRTSNWFTFWKKEERNSWLAKFLRVNELKDQVCLSWFAPVGSASDYPLLSKWVIYSELACNGSCAGPSDGISPIYSLWATFIGLYIANYVVERSTGWALSHPLSVKEYEKLKKKQMRPDFLDMVPWYSGTSADLFKTVFDLLVSVTVFVGRFDMRMMQAAMRKLEDGAQQDGLLYDHYSDREDLWFDFMADTGDGGNSSYTIARLLAQPSIRIIEDDSIFNLPRGDMLLIGGDLAYPNPSAFTYERRLFCPFEYALQPPPWYKEDHIAVKKPELPHGISELKQYDGPQCYVIPGNHDWFDGLHTYMRYICHKSWLGGWFMPQKKSYFALKLPKRWWVFGLDLALHGDIDVYQFKFFSELVQEKMGADDSVIIMTHEPNWLLDCYWNDVSGKNVSHLICDYLKGRCKLRIAGDLHHYMRHSAVQSDESVNVHHLLVNGCGGAFLHPTHVFSNFRKFCGATYECKAAYPSFEDSGRIALGNILKFRKKNWQFDFIGGIIYFILVFSMFPQCKLDHILQEDSFSGHLKSFFGTVWNSFLYMLGESYVSLAGAIVLLIVAITFIPSKASKKKRVIIGLVHVSAHLGAALFLMLLLELGLETCVRHELLATSGYHTLYEWYRTKEGEHFPDPTGLRARLEEWTYGLYPACIKYLMSAFDIPEVMAVSRSNICKNGMHSLSRGGAIIYYGSVFFYFWVFSTPVVSLVFGSYLYICINWLHIHFDEAFSSLRIANYKSFTRFHINHDGDLEVFTLAVDKVPKEWKLDSKWEGEARQPEQLSHRRAFPSKWKAATSYQDPVHTVKIVDQFVIRQRDNADFEDANGSEIH encoded by the exons ATGGGCTCTGACAACATTTCTGTTGGTTTATTAGATACCCTCAAAATGAAGAGGGTTCGGACCATCTTCACTCATACATATCCGTATCCTCATGAGCATTCACGTCATGCTATCATTGCGGTTGTGGTTGGTTgcttattttttatatcttcTGACAACATGCACACGCTCATCGACAAGTTGGATCAGAATATCAAATGGTGGTCTATGTATTCATGTTTGCttggtttcttttatttcttttcatcacCATTTATTGGGAAAACCATTAAACCTAGCTATTCAAATTTCAGTCGGTG GTACATAGCCTGGATTTTAGTGGCAGCTGTGTATCATCTTCCAAGTTTTCAGTCAATGGGAGTGGATATAAGGATGAATCTTTCAATGTTCATAACGATATACATCTCTTCCATTCTGTTTCTTGCAGTATTTCATGTTCTCTTTATTGGCCTCTGGTACATTGGTTTGGTCTCACGTGTTGCTGGAAAGAGGCCTGAGCTTTTGGCAATTTTTCAGAACTGTGCT GTCATAAGTATAGCCTGCTGTGTGTTTTACAGTCACTGTGGCAATAGTGCTGTCTTGAAAGACAGAACACTTCAGCGGAGAACCTCTAATTGGTTTACTTTctggaagaaggaagagagaaacTCTTGGCTTGCAAAATTTCTTCGCGTAAATGAATTGAAGGATCAGGTGTGCTTGTCTTGGTTCGCACCCGTTGGGTCTGCAAGTGATTACCCACTTTTGTCTAAGTGGGTAATTTATAGCGAG TTAGCGTGTAATGGCTCGTGCGCTGGTCCATCTGATGGTATTTCACCCATATACTCACTCTGGGCTACATTTATTGGCCTTTACATTGCAAACTATGTGGTGGAACGGTCGACAGG GTGGGCTCTTTCTCATCCTTTATCTGttaaagaatatgaaaagctGAAGAAAAAGCAAATGAGGCCTGATTTCCTTGATATGGTTCCTTGGTATTCAGG AACTTCTGCTGATTTATTCAAGACTGTTTTTGATCTACTTGTTTCAGTGACTGTCTTTGTTGGTCGATTTGACATGCGCATGATGCAG GCAGCAATGCGCAAGCTTGAAGATGGAGCTCAGCAGGATGGTTTATTATATGATCATTATAGCGATAGGGAGGACTTATGGTTTGATTTCATGGCTGATACTGGTGATGGTGGGAACTCATCTTATACTATTGCACGTTTGCTTGCTCAACCTTCAATTCGCATAATTGAAGATGATTCAATTTTCAACTTACCACGTGGAGATATGTTACTCATAGGGGGAGATCTTGC ATATCCTAATCCATCAGCATTCACATATGAAAGACGGCTCTTCTGCCCTTTTGAATATGCTCTTCAACCTCCTCCTTGGTATAAAGAAGATCATATAGCAGTAAAGAAGCCGGAGTTACCACATGGGATTTCTGAACTGAAGCAATATGATGGACCTCAGTGTTACGTAATTCCTGGAAATCATG ATTGGTTCGATGGACTTCATACATATATGAGATACATATGTCATAAGAGCTGGTTGGGCGGGTGGTTTATGCCTCAAAAGAAGAGCTATTTTGCCCTGAAACTTCCCAAAAGATGGTGGGTATTTGGTCTGGATCTAGCACTCCATGGTGATATTGATGTCTaccaattcaaattcttttcaGAACTTGTACAGGAGAAG ATGGGAGCTGATGACTCGGTAATCATTATGACTCATGAACCTAATTGGTTGCTTGACTGTTACTGGAATGATGTTTCTGGGAAGAATGTTTCGCACCTAATATGCGATTATCTAAAAGGGAGGTGCAAACTTCGAATTGCTGGAGACTTGCATCATTATATGCGCCATTCTGCTGTTCAATCAGACGAGTCTGTAAATGTGCACCATCTTCTTGTAAATGGCTGTGGTGGGGCTTTTTTACACCCAACTCACGTCTTTAGTAATTTTCGAAAATTTTGTGGGGCTACATATGAGTGCAAGGCTGCTTATCCTTCCTTTGAAGATTCTGGCAGG ATTGCTTTAGGAAATATTTTGAAGTTCCGGAAGAAAAATTGGCAATTTGATTTCATTGGTGGCATCATCTACTTCATATTGGTCTTTTCTATGTTCCCACAG TGTAAGCTCGATCACATCTTGCAAGAAGATTCATTTTCGGGTCACTTGAAGAGTTTCTTTGGCACGGTGTGGAATTCTTTTCTATACATGCTGGGAGAGTCATATGTATCTTTAGCTGGTGCTATTGTATTATTGATTGTAGCGATAACATTTATTCCTAGCAAAGCATCCAAGAAGAAACGGGTAATAATTGGCCTTGTTCATGTGTCTGCACATCTTGGGGCAGCTCTCTTTCTTATGTTGCTATTGGAACTCGGGTTGGAGACGTGTGTCCGTCATGAATTACTAGCAACCTCAG GCTATCACACTTTGTATGAATGGTACCGTACAAAGGAAGGTGAGCACTTTCCCGATCCGACTGGTCTCCGTGCGCGATTAGAAGAATGGACATATGGTCTGTATCCAGCATGCATCAAGTATCTTATGTCGGCATTTGATATACCTGAG GTCATGGCCGTTTCGCGTAGTAATATTTGCAAGAATGGAATGCATTCGCTCTCTAGAGGAGGTGCTATAATATATTATGGCTCCgtcttcttttatttctgGGTTTTCTCAACGCCAGTCGTCTCCCTTGTTTTTGGAAGCTATTTATACATATGTATCAATTGGCTTCACATCCACTTTGATGAAGCATTCTCTTCACTAAGGATTGCAAATTATAAATCGTTCACTCGATTCCACATCAATCATGATGGTGATCTCGAAGTTTTTACTCTTGCTGTTGACAAG GTTCCGAAAGAATGGAAGTTGGATTCTAAATGGGAAGGGGAGGCAAGACAACCGGAGCAGCTGAGCCATCGGAGAGCGTTTCCGAGCAAGTGGAAAGCGGCTACATCGTATCAGGATCCAGTGCACACGGTTAAAATTGTGGATCAATTTGTTATTAGACAAAGAGATAATGCTGATTTTGAAGATGCTAATGGGTCAGAAATTCACTGA